The following DNA comes from Cryptococcus deuterogattii R265 chromosome 2, complete sequence.
ACCATGTCATTGCTCGTAGACTCCCTCAAGGACAGACTACTTTTCGCCATACCCAAGAAGGGTAGATTACACGAAAAGTGCTTGGAATTGTTGGCGGGTGCCGACATCAAGTACAACAGGGCTCATCGATTGGATGTTGCTCTTGTGCAAAACATGCCCATTGCTCTGTACGTACTCTGCTCATCTATTGCTTAGTGTGATTGCTCTGCGCAGCATTTATTCGTTCGACTTGTATCGTACCATCTACATCCCGCACGTGCGCTAACACTTGGAATCACAGTGTCTTCCTCCCCGCTGCCGACATCCCTCGATTTGTCGCCCTTGGTTCCGTCGCTCTCGGTATCACCGGACAAGACGTTATCGCCGAATCCAGCCACGCCCCCCTCATCACCGAGCTCCTCCCTCTCGGTTTCGGCAAGTGCAAGCTTCAGGTCCAGGTGCCCGTGACCGGTCCTATCCAGACACTCGAAGGCTTGTCCGGTGCCAGAATCGCGACCAGCTTCGAGGTGCTTGCCGGAGAGCTCTTCAATGGACCTAACGGTGTCGACGCCAAGGtcggcaagggcaagaccAGCGTCGAGTACGTCGGTGGTAGTGTCGAGGCCGCTTGTGCCTTGGGTATGGCCGACGGTATCGTCGACCTCGTCGGTAAGCGTGTTTGATCCACATACCTGCAAGGAACAACTGCTTAATTATTGTATTAGAATCTGGTGACACTATGCGAGCCGCTGGACTCCACGCCATTCACACACTCATGAGCTCCGAA
Coding sequences within:
- a CDS encoding ATP phosphoribosyltransferase: MSANTAPQLTEPESLESSTILLPPSGGEASPSAGGGRASKSSFGYESTMSLLVDSLKDRLLFAIPKKGRLHEKCLELLAGADIKYNRAHRLDVALVQNMPIALVFLPAADIPRFVALGSVALGITGQDVIAESSHAPLITELLPLGFGKCKLQVQVPVTGPIQTLEGLSGARIATSFEVLAGELFNGPNGVDAKVGKGKTSVEYVGGSVEAACALGMADGIVDLVESGDTMRAAGLHAIHTLMSSEAVLITSATPHPNLTPALASFIPLIKSRFAGVLASKRYVYASYNIQRANLSKALTITPGRRAPTVSPLDENGWVAVSAMVERKEVAKVMDELERTGAEDILIMALDNCRVGV